A single genomic interval of Salmo trutta chromosome 13, fSalTru1.1, whole genome shotgun sequence harbors:
- the LOC115204925 gene encoding olfactory receptor 52K2-like, giving the protein MNQTILHSTVFFTAYGPPGPLNYAAFFLTFLLFFITIFSNISLMLVIYLESRLHKPMYIFLFNLAVNGLIGCLSVCPKIMDNLVNDIKNISHKGCLLQVFFSSVYVLCAYVILAVMAYDRFVSICKPLQYHSIMTPSKVKMLLALVYLFPITMLAFQMFITSRLPVCSYNINKLFCDNLAVVKLSCVESALSNLYGICVIASLVVLPFVLVVLSYIKILLVCLKVSKESRKKALNTCAPHLITFINFSTAILFSVIYNRHSTVTKEVNVLISVQFILFPPLVHPIIYGIRTKEIRTCITKIIRTRIFRNSLDFPNLKSELKLVPIMTLDGTAAGQGLPVCIPGLTRTYDRM; this is encoded by the coding sequence ATGAACCAAACTATCTTACATAGCACTGTATTTTTCACTGCGTATGGACCTCCAGGCCCACTCAACTACGCAGCTTTTTTCTTAACATTTTTGCTTTTCTTCATTACAATATTTTCCAACATCAGTCTCATGCTTGTCATCTACTTAGAATCACGCTTACACAAGCCCATGTACATATTTCTGTTCAACTTGGCGGTGAATGGACTGATTGGGTGTTTATCCGTCTGTCCGAAGATCATGGACAATCTTGTTAATGACATAAAGAACATCTCTCACAAAGGTTGTTTATTGCAGGTGTTTTTCAGCAGTGTATATGTATTGTGTGCTTACGTTATTCTAGCAGTGATGGCTTATGACAGGTTTGTCTCCATTTGTAAGCCATTGCAATATCATAGCATTATGACTCCTTCTAAAGTGAAGATGTTGTTAGCATTGGTATATCTTTTTCCCATAACCATGCTTGCTTTTCAAATGTTTATCACTTCTAGGCTCCCTGTGTGCAGCTACAACATCAATAAGCTTTTTTGTGATAACTTAGCAGTTGTTAAACTCTCCTGTGTTGAAAGTGCACTGAGTAACCTGTATGGTATATGTGTGATAGCAAGTCTAGTGGTTTTACCTTTTGTGTTAGTTGTGCTCTCATACATCAAAATATTACTTGTTTGCTTGAAAGTCTCAAAGGAATCACGAAAGAAGGCTCTTAATACGTGTGCTCCACACTTGATCACTTTCATCAACTTCTCTACAGCCATCCTTTTTTCTGTTATTTACAACAGGCACAGCACAGTTACCAAGGAGGTTAATGTATTAATATCAGTACAGTTCATTCTTTTCCCACCACTGGTACACCCTATCATATATGGTATTAGGACCAAGGAGATCAGGACATGTATTACAAAAATTATAAGAACAAGAATCTTTCGTAACTCTCTTGATTTTCCTAATCTAAAATCGGAACTTAAACTGGTACCAATTATGACTTTAGATGGTACAGCAGCAGGGCAAGGGTTGCCGGTTTGCATCCCAGGTCTCACAAGAACTTATGACAGAATGTGA